The following are encoded in a window of Narcine bancroftii isolate sNarBan1 chromosome 2, sNarBan1.hap1, whole genome shotgun sequence genomic DNA:
- the lrrc30a gene encoding leucine-rich repeat-containing protein 30a translates to MGVCVSKNTSKEELRKTIKSKGIVTSKEREELLIGELRNQLKIVYGQNSLRLAMMEMSEIPQIIWQVTEVEKLNVSHNFLLSISPGIERLQNLVTLNVLGNRLAVLPKEIGMLRKLRVLFADWNSLKEVPSELGHCKRLQVLSLSHNTLSSLPENLEELKKLEKLNLSNNQFSQLPLCIYRMRRLTFLHVGCNRIESISESVGQLERMRIFIAERNRLRFLPKSICLMQPLKLLNVNYNVIENLPTSLPMLTELERMACHSLDTGLHVKCNPLVKPLPDLADEGLQSLFDYLKPK, encoded by the coding sequence ATGGGAGTTTGTGTATCGAAGAACACTTCCAAAGAAGAGTTGAGGAAGACAATAAAAAGTAAAGGGATAGTTACTTCAAAAGAAAGGGAAGAACTTTTGATTGGTGAACTGAGGAACCAACTGAAGATTGTTTATGGCCAAAACTCTCTGAGGCTAGCAATGATGGAGATGTCAGAGATCCCACAAATTATTTGGCAGGTAACTGAGGTAGAGAAATTGAACGTGTCACACAATTTCCTTCTCAGCATTAGCCCTGGCATTGAGAGACTTCAGAATTTAGTCACACTGAACGTACTGGGGAATCGGCTGGCTGTTCTGCCGAAGGAAATTGGAATGCTGAGGAAGCTGAGGGTTTTATTTGCCGACTGGAATTCTCTCAAGGAAGTCCCGTCTGAACTGGGCCACTGCAAGAGGTTGCAAGTGCTCAGCCTCTCCCACAACACCCTTTCATCTCTGCCCGAGAACCTGGAAGAATTGAAGAAACTGGAAAAGCTCAATTTAAGCAACAATCAATTTTCCCAATTACCCTTGTGCATCTACAGGATGAGAAGGTTAACTTTCTTACACGTAGGCTGCAACAGGATTGAAAGCATTTCTGAAAGTGTTGGCCAGCTGGAAAGGATGCGAATTTTCATTGCCGAACGAAACCGGCTTCGGTTCCTGCCTAAGTCCATCTGCTTGATGCAGCCCCTTAAACTGCTTAACGTGAACTATAATGTCATTGAAAATCTTCCCACAAGTCTTCCCATGTTGACGGAGTTAGAAAGGATGGCCTGCCATTCATTAGACACAGGGCTTCATGTCAAATGCAACCCGTTAGTCAAACCACTGCCAGATCTTGCAGACGAAGGGCTTCAATCTCTCTTTGATTACTTAAAACCCAAGTGA